One region of Deltaproteobacteria bacterium genomic DNA includes:
- a CDS encoding HAD-IA family hydrolase, translating to MTIKACLFDLDGTLVDSMELIVASFRETALHFLGKSPPDSELIAGIGTPLKEQLSTFSSDPVECDAMREYFAAYYIKNHNAHVKLFAGVDTALATLKASGQKMGIVTSKNDVGAMRALKHCKIESYFDTIMTIDSTDIHKPNPEPVFKALGNLGVKASEAVFVGDSTHDLKAGRAASCFTVAVSWTVFDKDKLNACNPDLWIQTTAEIANLNQRF from the coding sequence ATGACTATAAAAGCCTGTCTTTTTGACCTTGATGGCACTCTTGTCGACTCAATGGAGCTTATAGTGGCATCATTTCGTGAGACCGCTTTACATTTTTTAGGTAAATCACCACCCGACTCCGAGCTAATCGCTGGGATCGGAACGCCCCTTAAAGAGCAATTAAGTACGTTTAGCAGTGACCCCGTAGAGTGTGATGCAATGCGGGAGTACTTCGCCGCCTACTATATCAAGAATCACAATGCTCACGTGAAGCTATTTGCAGGCGTCGATACCGCCTTGGCTACGCTCAAAGCATCGGGGCAAAAAATGGGCATCGTCACCAGTAAAAACGATGTTGGGGCAATGCGGGCACTTAAGCATTGCAAAATCGAATCCTACTTTGACACAATCATGACCATCGACAGCACAGACATTCATAAACCAAACCCCGAACCCGTTTTTAAAGCTTTGGGAAATCTCGGAGTTAAAGCCAGCGAGGCCGTTTTTGTTGGCGACTCAACCCATGATCTTAAAGCGGGCCGAGCAGCATCGTGTTTCACTGTGGCTGTTAGCTGGACAGTTTTTGATAAAGACAAGCTAAATGCCTGCAATCCAGATCTGTGGATACAAACCACCGCAGAGATCGCCAATCTGAATCAACGATTTTAG
- a CDS encoding sterol desaturase family protein — translation MNVISVAIPVFFVMIAIEWFISHKRGLGLFKLSDTLSNLFCGAGSQIIGAISAITTLALYVWTFENITPFKWSTNALWEWVVCVLLVDLGYYWFHRASHRVQIFWACHIVHHQSEEYNLSVALRQSWFGGFIGWVFYIPLVLIGFTPVMVLSAKLINLLYQFWVHTRLVKTVGVLELFLVTPSNHRVHHGCDERSLDTNYGGIFIVWDRMFGTFTAEETEPPYGTVKPLASFDPLRANLDGWLTIGKLFNKASNIQEKLYAFFAPPEWYPKASTGYEGLLEGVSEREKYSSSTTLQQMLYVLVHFSSASLALTAWLNWKDPELLVFKTLAGSIFIFGFTAWGSWLSNRPSWKLWELFRLAAMTGFLGWALGPAYGLSIGLLDLAWFVIVIRAQPEVGSVGTSK, via the coding sequence ATGAACGTTATATCCGTAGCCATTCCAGTTTTCTTTGTGATGATTGCCATCGAATGGTTTATCTCTCACAAACGCGGACTCGGACTATTCAAGCTCAGTGACACTCTCTCGAATTTATTCTGCGGTGCGGGCTCTCAAATCATCGGTGCAATTTCAGCGATAACGACCCTCGCTCTCTATGTTTGGACTTTCGAAAATATCACACCGTTTAAGTGGTCCACCAATGCACTCTGGGAATGGGTGGTTTGTGTTCTATTGGTAGACCTTGGTTACTATTGGTTTCACCGCGCCTCTCACCGGGTTCAAATATTTTGGGCGTGCCATATCGTTCATCACCAAAGCGAGGAGTACAATCTCTCCGTCGCTTTACGACAAAGCTGGTTCGGCGGTTTTATTGGTTGGGTTTTCTACATTCCTTTGGTCTTGATCGGTTTTACGCCCGTGATGGTTCTCTCTGCCAAGCTCATCAATCTTCTTTACCAGTTTTGGGTACATACTCGGCTCGTTAAAACAGTGGGAGTGTTGGAGCTCTTTCTCGTCACCCCGTCCAATCACCGCGTCCACCATGGTTGCGACGAGCGGTCCCTGGATACAAACTACGGTGGAATCTTCATTGTCTGGGATCGAATGTTTGGAACGTTTACCGCGGAAGAAACCGAGCCTCCCTACGGCACGGTAAAACCTCTCGCAAGCTTCGACCCCTTACGCGCCAATTTAGACGGGTGGCTGACCATTGGGAAGCTCTTTAACAAAGCTTCAAATATCCAAGAGAAGCTCTATGCTTTCTTCGCCCCACCCGAATGGTACCCCAAAGCGAGTACGGGTTATGAGGGTTTACTGGAAGGCGTCTCAGAGCGCGAAAAATACTCAAGCAGCACTACCCTTCAACAAATGCTCTACGTATTGGTTCACTTCAGTTCAGCCTCACTGGCCCTGACTGCATGGCTCAACTGGAAAGATCCCGAGCTACTCGTCTTCAAAACGCTTGCAGGTTCTATCTTCATTTTTGGCTTTACGGCCTGGGGAAGTTGGTTGTCTAACCGGCCCAGCTGGAAGCTCTGGGAGCTGTTTCGACTCGCGGCAATGACGGGATTCTTAGGGTGGGCCCTGGGACCTGCTTACGGACTCTCTATAGGGCTACTGGATTTAGCTTGGTTTGTAATCGTAATCCGAGCTCAGCCTGAAGTCGGCTCAGTCGGTACGAGCAAGTAA
- a CDS encoding adenosylhomocysteinase translates to MTQAVAMETSKKFLSTGEVLFSDYPFKVKDLSEATVAFGRKEIELAEYEMPGLMALREEYAGKNPLKGARIMGSLHMTIQTAVLMETLVELGADVRWVSCNIFSTQDHAAAAVAIGPNGTIDKPAGIPIYAWKGETLEEYWWCTLQALRFPDGGVPNLILDDGGDATLLVHKGFQFNNEGKVPSPESTDNKEEQVILHLLNELQAIDGAFWKPFAESIRGVSEETTTGVHRLYEMQKDGTLLFPAINVNDSVTKSKFDNVYGCRHSLVDAIMRATDVLISGKRSLVCGYGDVGKGSAASLNAQAAKVSVTEIDPICALQACMDGIDVITMEDAIEKGFDIYCTATGNKDIITADHMMRMKDKAIVCNIGHFDNEIDMAGLEAMAEKGDVEKIEIKPQVHEWKFKATGKSIIVLAEGRLVNLGCATGHPSFVMSNSFTNQVIAQIELHERAEDYGKSVITLPKHLDEKVARLHLEKFGVNLTELSKEQADYIGVEVTGPYKPGHYRY, encoded by the coding sequence ATGACACAGGCTGTTGCAATGGAAACCAGCAAAAAATTTCTCAGTACCGGCGAGGTACTATTTTCAGACTACCCTTTCAAAGTAAAAGACCTTTCCGAAGCGACTGTTGCATTTGGCCGCAAGGAAATCGAATTGGCAGAATACGAAATGCCTGGTCTTATGGCGCTTCGCGAAGAGTATGCTGGAAAGAATCCACTTAAAGGCGCGCGGATCATGGGCTCATTGCACATGACCATTCAAACCGCTGTTTTGATGGAAACACTGGTTGAACTCGGCGCAGACGTTCGCTGGGTTTCTTGTAACATCTTCTCAACTCAGGACCATGCTGCTGCTGCTGTTGCAATTGGCCCTAACGGAACGATCGACAAACCAGCAGGTATTCCAATTTACGCTTGGAAAGGCGAAACACTGGAAGAATACTGGTGGTGTACCCTTCAGGCACTTCGGTTCCCTGACGGCGGCGTGCCCAACCTCATCCTCGATGACGGCGGCGATGCTACATTGCTTGTTCACAAAGGCTTTCAGTTTAACAACGAAGGTAAAGTGCCAAGCCCTGAGAGCACCGACAACAAGGAAGAGCAGGTTATCTTGCATCTTCTCAACGAACTTCAAGCCATCGACGGTGCCTTCTGGAAGCCATTCGCTGAATCTATCCGCGGTGTTTCTGAAGAAACCACAACGGGTGTTCACCGCCTCTACGAAATGCAGAAAGATGGAACCCTCCTCTTTCCAGCGATTAACGTGAACGACTCTGTAACTAAGAGCAAGTTTGACAACGTTTACGGATGCCGTCACTCACTTGTGGACGCTATCATGCGTGCTACCGATGTACTTATCTCTGGTAAGCGTTCATTGGTTTGCGGCTACGGAGACGTAGGCAAAGGCAGTGCAGCTTCTTTGAATGCTCAGGCAGCAAAAGTTTCAGTTACTGAAATTGATCCTATCTGCGCACTTCAGGCTTGTATGGACGGTATCGACGTCATCACTATGGAAGACGCAATCGAAAAAGGTTTTGATATCTACTGCACGGCAACGGGCAACAAAGACATCATCACTGCCGACCACATGATGCGCATGAAAGACAAAGCCATCGTTTGCAACATCGGTCACTTCGACAACGAAATCGATATGGCAGGTCTTGAAGCCATGGCTGAAAAAGGCGACGTCGAAAAGATTGAGATTAAGCCTCAGGTTCATGAGTGGAAGTTCAAAGCAACGGGCAAGAGCATCATCGTTCTCGCCGAAGGCCGTTTGGTAAACCTCGGTTGTGCAACCGGTCACCCAAGCTTTGTAATGAGTAACTCATTTACAAACCAAGTGATTGCACAAATTGAGCTTCACGAGCGCGCTGAAGATTACGGCAAGAGCGTTATTACGCTTCCAAAACACTTGGACGAAAAAGTAGCTCGTCTCCACCTTGAAAAGTTTGGTGTTAACCTCACCGAGCTCTCCAAGGAGCAGGCAGATTACATCGGCGTTGAAGTAACTGGGCCATACAAGCCTGGTCACTACCGTTACTAA
- the fdhD gene encoding formate dehydrogenase accessory sulfurtransferase FdhD, which produces MNKKQRITPITRVLNEKAEATADEVVVEAPLSMSLRLRHGEELETKSIAVTMRTPGDDKFLCAGFLLTEGIITTGLAIEEITTEELGNDVSRAQVRIAAGYKLDPKKLERNIYTNSSCGMCSRSTLESIEVHAPSLENQEGPRLQYNQLFDFPKKLAAAQLSFNRTGAMHAAALFNTAGDCIDVQEDVGRHNALDKIIGKALLHDDLPLRDLTLLLSGRAGFELLQKAHVAGLSMVVALGAPTSLSIALAHRAGITLVGFLKDGRFNIYTHPQRIVTPSEDSL; this is translated from the coding sequence ATGAATAAAAAGCAACGCATCACGCCAATCACCCGCGTCCTTAACGAAAAAGCCGAAGCCACTGCCGATGAAGTAGTCGTCGAAGCACCGTTGTCTATGAGTCTTCGTTTGCGTCATGGTGAAGAGCTTGAAACCAAAAGCATCGCGGTTACCATGCGGACACCTGGAGACGACAAGTTTTTATGTGCTGGCTTTTTACTCACAGAGGGCATCATCACGACGGGCCTGGCGATCGAAGAGATCACAACCGAAGAGCTGGGCAATGATGTTTCAAGAGCGCAAGTTCGGATCGCCGCCGGCTATAAGCTCGACCCTAAAAAGCTGGAGCGCAACATTTACACAAACTCAAGTTGCGGGATGTGCAGTAGGTCGACACTTGAAAGTATTGAAGTCCATGCACCAAGCCTGGAGAATCAAGAAGGCCCGCGGCTCCAGTACAATCAGCTTTTTGACTTTCCAAAGAAGCTGGCCGCAGCGCAGCTTAGTTTTAATCGAACCGGCGCAATGCATGCCGCAGCCTTGTTCAACACGGCCGGGGATTGCATTGACGTACAAGAAGATGTGGGTCGTCATAACGCTCTAGACAAAATCATTGGCAAGGCGTTGCTTCATGACGATCTGCCACTTCGTGATCTCACCCTGCTACTGAGCGGCCGGGCCGGTTTTGAATTGCTGCAAAAGGCTCATGTGGCTGGACTCTCGATGGTCGTAGCTTTAGGCGCTCCGACCAGCCTCTCAATTGCATTGGCGCACCGAGCCGGGATCACGTTGGTTGGCTTTCTTAAAGATGGCCGGTTTAATATTTACACCCACCCCCAGAGAATCGTCACCCCGTCAGAGGACAGCTTATGA